From one Mycolicibacterium sp. HK-90 genomic stretch:
- a CDS encoding RND family transporter, with amino-acid sequence MSTDSEPVTEPLPVGKRPPFIARTVRMLSVPIILGWLAVTVILSVAVPSLEQVEKEHPVAMDPTAAPSFEAMQRMGELFGEAGSGAVAMIVLEGEQPLGDEAHGYYDEMIRQLKADTTHVEHVQDFWGDPMTQGAAQSVDGKATYVQVTLTSDQGVSAIKSVEAVRAIVDRMPPPPGVKAYLTGPAAFAADLGPAGNRTVALVTSLTFSVIFVMLLLVYRSVISVILMLVVVAIELTVARGVVALLGSLGVIGITTFVVNLLVALAIAAGTDYGIFFTGRYQEARQAGEDKETAFYTTFRSVAKVVVGSGLTIAGAVLCLHFTRLPVYQTLGVPTAVGMVAAVAVAVTLVPAVIAVGSRFGLFEPKRKITVRRWRRVGTAVVRWPGPILVATCAVSLIGLLALPAYKPSYNDQQYIPQDIPANVGYAAATRHFPQSLMMAPDILLIQADHDMRNPVDFLVLNKLAKGVLSVPGVSTVQAPTRPGGEPLKHSTIPFMLSMSNASQTHLMPFQQDRMDDLLVQAEDMTKTIAIVKRMQALTQEMVDTTHQMVADTHELQETTNQLRDHVANFDDFFRPIRNYFYWEPHCYTIPICSSIRSVFDTLDGIDQITVKMVDLVANLDRLDEILPQLAAQFPVMISTMESTRTMMLTMHSTMSGIMDQMEATSDNATAMGKAFDAAQNDDSFYLPPEVFENKDFQRVMDIFLSPDGKAARMLISQRGDPATTEGMSLVDPIETAAEEALKGTPLQNATIYLTGTAASVKDLVEASTYDLLIAAVAALCLIFGIMLIVTRSFVAALVIVGTVALSLGAAFGLSVLIWQHILGMPLNWVVLAMSVIVLLAVGSDYNLLLVSRMKEEIGAGINTGIIRAMGGSGKVVTAAGLVFAFTMLAMVVSDLVTIGQLGATIGVGLLFDTLIVRAFMTPAIAALLGRWFWWPQQVHPRPLSARRPSGRGQLVRSILLRDER; translated from the coding sequence ATGAGCACCGACAGTGAACCCGTAACCGAGCCGTTGCCGGTGGGCAAGCGTCCGCCGTTCATCGCGCGGACGGTCCGCATGCTGTCGGTGCCGATCATCCTGGGGTGGCTGGCGGTCACCGTCATCTTGAGTGTCGCCGTTCCCTCCCTCGAACAGGTGGAGAAAGAGCACCCGGTGGCGATGGATCCCACCGCTGCACCGTCGTTCGAGGCGATGCAGCGCATGGGCGAGCTGTTCGGCGAAGCCGGTTCAGGCGCTGTCGCGATGATCGTGCTGGAGGGCGAGCAACCCCTCGGCGACGAAGCACACGGCTACTACGACGAGATGATTCGTCAGCTGAAGGCCGACACCACCCACGTCGAACACGTCCAGGACTTCTGGGGCGACCCGATGACACAGGGTGCGGCACAGAGTGTCGACGGCAAGGCCACCTATGTGCAGGTGACCCTGACCAGCGACCAGGGTGTCTCGGCGATCAAATCCGTTGAGGCCGTGCGGGCGATCGTCGACCGGATGCCGCCCCCGCCGGGAGTCAAGGCCTACCTCACCGGGCCCGCGGCTTTCGCCGCCGATCTCGGGCCCGCCGGCAACAGGACGGTCGCGCTGGTCACCTCCCTGACCTTCTCGGTGATCTTCGTGATGCTGCTGCTCGTCTATCGATCGGTCATCTCCGTCATTCTCATGCTGGTGGTCGTCGCCATCGAATTGACCGTCGCCCGAGGGGTGGTCGCATTACTCGGCAGCCTCGGGGTCATCGGGATCACCACGTTCGTGGTCAACCTGCTGGTCGCGCTCGCGATCGCGGCCGGAACGGACTACGGCATCTTCTTCACCGGGCGCTACCAGGAGGCGCGCCAGGCGGGGGAGGACAAGGAGACGGCGTTCTACACGACGTTCCGCAGCGTCGCGAAGGTGGTGGTGGGTTCCGGTCTGACCATCGCCGGTGCGGTTCTCTGTCTGCACTTCACGCGCCTGCCCGTCTACCAGACTCTCGGCGTTCCGACCGCCGTCGGCATGGTCGCCGCCGTCGCGGTGGCCGTCACACTCGTTCCCGCGGTCATCGCGGTGGGTAGCCGTTTCGGCCTGTTCGAGCCCAAACGGAAGATCACGGTCCGGCGCTGGCGCAGGGTCGGTACGGCCGTCGTTCGGTGGCCCGGCCCCATTCTCGTTGCGACATGCGCGGTCTCGCTCATCGGGCTGTTGGCACTTCCCGCGTACAAACCGAGCTACAACGACCAGCAGTACATCCCGCAGGACATCCCGGCAAACGTGGGATATGCGGCGGCGACACGACATTTCCCGCAGTCGTTGATGATGGCGCCCGACATCCTGCTGATCCAGGCCGACCACGACATGCGGAACCCCGTCGACTTCCTGGTCCTGAACAAACTGGCCAAAGGTGTGCTGTCGGTGCCTGGCGTTTCGACCGTTCAGGCGCCGACGCGCCCCGGTGGCGAACCGCTCAAACACTCGACGATTCCGTTCATGCTCAGCATGAGCAACGCCTCGCAGACGCACCTGATGCCGTTCCAGCAGGACCGCATGGACGACCTGCTGGTGCAGGCCGAGGACATGACGAAGACGATCGCCATCGTGAAGCGCATGCAGGCGCTGACCCAGGAGATGGTCGACACCACTCATCAAATGGTCGCCGATACCCATGAGCTGCAAGAGACGACCAATCAATTGCGCGATCACGTCGCCAATTTCGATGACTTCTTCCGGCCGATCCGCAATTACTTCTATTGGGAACCGCACTGCTACACGATTCCGATCTGCTCATCCATCAGATCGGTGTTCGACACCCTCGACGGTATTGACCAGATCACTGTCAAGATGGTCGACCTGGTGGCCAATCTCGATCGGCTCGACGAGATCCTGCCGCAATTGGCCGCGCAATTCCCAGTGATGATCTCCACCATGGAATCCACCCGGACCATGATGCTGACGATGCACAGCACCATGTCCGGAATCATGGATCAGATGGAGGCGACCTCCGACAATGCCACCGCGATGGGCAAGGCATTCGACGCCGCCCAAAACGACGACTCCTTCTATCTGCCGCCGGAAGTGTTCGAGAACAAGGACTTTCAGCGCGTCATGGACATTTTCCTGTCTCCGGACGGGAAAGCCGCGCGCATGCTCATCTCGCAGCGCGGTGATCCTGCGACGACCGAGGGAATGTCACTGGTCGATCCGATAGAAACCGCGGCAGAGGAAGCGCTCAAAGGGACACCTCTGCAAAACGCCACGATCTATCTCACCGGCACCGCGGCGTCGGTGAAAGATCTGGTGGAAGCGTCGACCTACGACCTTCTGATCGCGGCGGTCGCGGCGCTCTGTCTCATTTTCGGCATCATGCTGATCGTCACGCGAAGTTTCGTCGCCGCCCTCGTGATCGTCGGTACGGTGGCGCTGTCGCTGGGCGCGGCCTTCGGACTCTCGGTGCTCATCTGGCAACACATCCTCGGTATGCCCTTGAACTGGGTTGTGCTGGCGATGTCGGTGATCGTGCTCTTGGCGGTGGGTTCCGATTACAACCTGCTGCTGGTGTCGCGGATGAAAGAGGAGATCGGCGCCGGGATCAACACGGGCATCATCCGGGCCATGGGCGGCAGCGGCAAGGTGGTGACGGCCGCCGGCCTGGTGTTCGCGTTCACCATGTTGGCGATGGTGGTCAGCGACCTCGTCACCATCGGGCAACTGGGCGCCACCATCGGCGTCGGGTTGTTGTTCGACACCCTCATCGTGCGCGCATTCATGACCCCCGCGATCGCCGCTCTGCTGGGGCGCTGGTTCTGGTGGCCGCAGCAGGTGCATCCGCGACCGCTGAGCGCGCGACGTCCATCCGGGCGTGGCCAGCTCGTGCGGTCCATCCTGCTGAGGGATGAGCGCTGA
- a CDS encoding RND family transporter, whose amino-acid sequence MSNRQASDRPPLIARVIYRLSVPIILGWLAVIAIVTFAVPSLEQVGRESSVSLVPKDAPSFRAMQRMGEVFKESDSDSVAMIVLEGEAPLGEDAHRYYEELIRQLSADTTHVQHVQDYWGDSLTASGVQSADGLSAYVQLNLAGNQGQALANESVEAVRGIVERTPPPPGLMAYVTGPAPLVTDMNHAGDSSIVKITVVTLVVIFTMLLFVYRSIVTVALLLVMVGIQVQAARGVVAFLGDHDVIGLSTFAVNLLVSLGIAVGTDYGIFFIGRYHEARQAGEDRETAFYTTYRSVAKVVVASGLTIAGALFCLSFTRLPYFETMGIPSAVGMAVAVAVAVTLVPAVIAVGGRFGLFEPKRKLMVRRWRGVGTAVVRWPVPILAAACAVAFVGLLALPGYQTSYDDRLYVPEGIPANMGYAAAERHFPESRMTPDILMLEADHDMRNPTDFLVLHKLAKQVFAVPGIATVQSITRPEGSPIERTSIPFQISLQSAGLLQIMPFAKDRMDGMLKQADDMQRMITQMEGTYNLMRLIGEITHNTVELTGETAELTDQLMATVASFDDFFRPIRNYLYWEKHCYNIPVCFAIRSVFDALDGTDKLSLQMHKLLDNLVRVDGLQAQLVTQLPPMIEIMKSMRTMMLTMHSTMSGMIAIMDDTTSNATALGKIYDASQNDDSFYLPPEVFENKDFQRAMSLFFSPDGKAVRLILTHRGDPGTPEGLSRVDAVRTAAEEAIKVTPLENASIHLAGTAATYKDLRDGSKYDLLIAGVAALCLIFGIMLVVTRSFVAALVIVGTVALSLGAAFGLSVLVWQHILGIELHWLVLAMSVIVLLAVGSDYNLLLVSRMKEEVGAGINTGIIRAMGGTGKVVTTAGLVFAFTMLSMVVSDLRIIGQVGSTIGLGLLFDTLVVRAFMTPTIAALLGRWFWWPLRVRQRPSSAVLGPVTTPAGPLVKQEA is encoded by the coding sequence ATGAGCAATCGGCAGGCAAGCGACCGGCCACCGTTGATCGCTCGAGTCATCTATCGACTGTCGGTGCCGATCATTCTCGGTTGGCTGGCGGTCATCGCCATCGTCACCTTTGCGGTTCCTTCGCTGGAACAAGTCGGTCGGGAAAGCTCGGTGTCGCTGGTTCCCAAAGACGCTCCGTCGTTCCGGGCGATGCAGCGCATGGGCGAGGTGTTCAAGGAATCCGATTCCGACAGTGTCGCGATGATCGTCCTGGAGGGCGAGGCGCCGCTCGGTGAAGATGCCCACCGCTACTACGAGGAACTGATCCGTCAGCTCAGCGCCGACACGACGCACGTGCAGCATGTCCAGGATTACTGGGGGGATTCGCTCACCGCGTCGGGCGTCCAGAGCGCCGACGGCCTGAGCGCCTACGTCCAACTGAATCTCGCTGGCAATCAAGGGCAAGCCCTGGCCAACGAGTCGGTCGAAGCGGTCCGCGGCATCGTGGAAAGAACGCCGCCGCCTCCCGGGCTGATGGCCTATGTCACCGGCCCGGCACCGTTGGTGACGGACATGAACCACGCCGGCGATTCGTCGATCGTGAAGATCACCGTGGTGACCCTGGTGGTGATCTTCACGATGCTGCTATTTGTGTATCGCTCGATCGTCACCGTGGCGCTTCTGCTGGTGATGGTCGGGATACAGGTCCAGGCGGCCAGGGGAGTCGTTGCGTTCCTGGGCGATCACGACGTCATCGGATTGTCGACGTTCGCGGTCAACCTCCTGGTATCGCTCGGAATCGCGGTGGGAACCGACTACGGAATCTTCTTCATCGGCCGATATCACGAGGCGCGTCAGGCCGGCGAGGATCGCGAAACCGCGTTCTACACCACGTATCGCAGTGTGGCCAAGGTGGTCGTGGCGTCAGGGTTGACGATCGCAGGCGCTCTGTTCTGTCTGAGTTTCACCCGGCTGCCGTATTTCGAGACGATGGGCATTCCTTCCGCGGTGGGCATGGCGGTCGCCGTCGCGGTGGCCGTCACGCTGGTTCCGGCCGTCATCGCGGTGGGCGGCCGTTTCGGATTGTTCGAGCCCAAGCGGAAACTCATGGTCCGGCGCTGGCGTGGGGTGGGCACCGCGGTGGTCCGCTGGCCGGTGCCCATTCTGGCGGCGGCGTGCGCGGTTGCATTCGTCGGACTGTTGGCCCTGCCCGGCTATCAAACCAGCTACGACGACCGCCTGTACGTACCGGAAGGTATTCCGGCGAACATGGGGTATGCCGCCGCGGAGCGTCATTTTCCCGAGTCTCGGATGACGCCCGACATCCTGATGCTCGAGGCTGATCACGACATGCGGAATCCGACGGATTTCCTGGTGCTGCACAAACTGGCCAAGCAGGTCTTCGCCGTTCCGGGAATTGCCACGGTACAGAGCATCACCCGGCCCGAGGGCAGCCCGATCGAACGCACGTCGATCCCGTTCCAGATCAGTCTGCAAAGCGCCGGTCTCCTGCAGATCATGCCGTTCGCCAAAGATCGCATGGATGGCATGTTGAAGCAGGCGGACGACATGCAGCGGATGATCACCCAGATGGAGGGCACCTACAACCTGATGAGGTTGATCGGTGAGATCACCCACAACACGGTCGAACTGACCGGCGAGACAGCGGAACTCACCGATCAGCTGATGGCCACCGTCGCGAGTTTCGACGATTTCTTCCGGCCGATCCGCAACTACCTGTATTGGGAAAAGCACTGCTACAACATTCCCGTCTGCTTCGCGATCCGATCGGTGTTCGACGCTCTCGACGGCACCGACAAGCTCAGCCTGCAGATGCACAAACTTCTCGACAACCTCGTACGTGTCGACGGGCTCCAGGCGCAACTCGTCACTCAGTTGCCGCCGATGATCGAGATCATGAAATCGATGCGGACCATGATGCTGACGATGCACAGCACCATGTCCGGGATGATCGCCATCATGGACGACACCACGTCGAATGCCACGGCGTTGGGAAAGATCTACGACGCGTCCCAGAACGACGATTCCTTCTATCTGCCGCCGGAGGTCTTCGAGAACAAGGACTTCCAGCGGGCGATGAGCCTGTTCTTCTCACCGGACGGCAAGGCGGTGCGGCTGATCCTCACGCACCGGGGCGATCCTGGGACACCGGAGGGGCTCTCGCGGGTCGACGCAGTCCGGACGGCCGCCGAGGAGGCCATCAAGGTGACACCGTTGGAGAATGCCTCGATTCACCTCGCCGGCACCGCTGCGACCTACAAGGACCTGCGGGACGGGTCCAAGTACGACCTCTTGATCGCGGGTGTCGCGGCGCTGTGCCTGATTTTCGGCATCATGCTGGTCGTGACCCGGAGTTTTGTGGCCGCCCTGGTGATCGTCGGCACGGTGGCGCTGTCGCTGGGCGCGGCATTCGGCCTGTCGGTCCTCGTCTGGCAGCACATTCTCGGCATCGAATTGCACTGGCTGGTGCTGGCGATGTCGGTGATCGTGCTGTTGGCGGTGGGTTCTGACTACAACCTGCTGCTGGTGTCACGAATGAAAGAGGAGGTCGGTGCCGGCATCAACACCGGCATCATCCGGGCCATGGGCGGCACCGGAAAGGTGGTGACGACCGCCGGCCTGGTGTTCGCGTTCACGATGCTGTCGATGGTGGTCAGCGACCTGCGCATCATCGGGCAGGTGGGTTCCACCATCGGGCTGGGGTTGTTGTTCGACACCTTGGTGGTACGTGCATTCATGACGCCGACCATCGCCGCGCTGCTCGGGCGGTGGTTCTGGTGGCCGCTGAGGGTCCGGCAGCGCCCGTCGAGCGCGGTGTTGGGCCCGGTGACCACGCCGGCGGGCCCACTGGTCAAGCAGGAGGCCTGA
- a CDS encoding hemophore-related protein — protein sequence MFRLSLTKLAIGLGGLALSLTAGAGIASAGPNLDSAINTTCTYPQLVAALDAQDPQVRMAFDQSPILQRGLREFLTDAPEKRARTAQDVANAPMFQPYLGTIEQAFNTCNNF from the coding sequence ATGTTCCGTCTGTCGTTGACCAAACTGGCCATCGGACTCGGGGGACTGGCACTGTCGTTGACCGCTGGGGCCGGTATCGCATCGGCGGGGCCCAACCTGGACTCCGCAATCAACACCACCTGTACGTACCCGCAGCTGGTGGCGGCTCTCGATGCGCAAGATCCGCAGGTCCGCATGGCATTCGACCAGTCGCCGATATTGCAGCGTGGCTTGCGTGAGTTCCTCACTGACGCACCGGAGAAGCGAGCGCGGACGGCCCAGGACGTGGCAAACGCTCCGATGTTCCAGCCGTACCTGGGCACCATCGAGCAAGCCTTCAACACCTGCAACAACTTTTGA